ACGCGGTCGTTGCCGGCCTCGCCGCGCTGCTGATGCAGTTCCTCGATCTTGCGCGCGACGGCGTTGGTCTGGGTATCGGGCATTTTGATGATCATGGCATCCTCCAATGGCGTCCATCACGCGCGAGCATTTCGTCGGCTTCCTTCGGGCCCCAAGTGCCGGCGCGATAAGGCTGCGGCTGGCCGAGCGTGGCCCAATATTCCTCGATCGGGTCGAGGATCTTCCAGCTCAGGTCCACTTCCTTGGTGGTCGGGAAGAGCGGCGGATCGCCGAGCAGCACGTCAAGAATCAAGCGTTCGTAAGCCTCGGGCGAGTTTTCGGTGAAGCTGCGGCCGTAGCTGAAGTCCATCGACACATCGCGGACCTCCATGGCGGTGGCTCCTGGCACCTTCGCGCCGAAGCGCATGGTGACGCCCTCGTTGGGCTGCACGCGGATGACGATGGCGTTGTTGCCGAGCTCGCGCACGGCGGTCTGCTCGAAGGGCAGGTGCGGGGCGCGCTTGAAGACCACGGCGATTTCCGTGACGCGCTTGCCCAAGCGTTTGCCGGTGCGCAGGTAGAATGGCACTCCGGCCCAGCGTCGCGTATCGACGTCGAGCGTGATGGCGGCATAGGTCTCGGTGGTGCTGGACTTGTCGATACCCTTTTCGTCGAGGTAGCCGCAGACTTCCTGCGAACCCTGCCATCCGGCGGAATACTGGCCGCGTGCGGTGTAGGCGCCGAGGTCCTTTGGCAGGCGAACGGCGGAAAGCACCTTCGTCTTTTCGGCGGTGAGGTCGGAGGCGGCGAAGCTCACCGGCTCCTCCATCGCGGTCAGGGCCATCAGCTGCAGCAGGTGGTTCTGGATGACGTCTCGTGCGGCGCCGATGCCGTCGTAGTATCCGGCGCGGCCGCCGATGCCGATGTCCTCGGCCATCGTGATCTGCACGTGGTCGACGTAATTGGAATTCCAGATTGGCTCGAACATGGAGTTGGCGAAGCGCAGCGCCAGCATGTTCTGCACGGTCTCCTTGCCGAGGTAGTGGTCGATGCGGAAGACCGAGCTCGGGTCGAAGACCTCGGAGACGACGCGGTCGAGTTCCTTCGCGCTCTCGAGATCATGACCAAACGGTTTCTCGATGATCACGCGGCGCCAGGCGTCGTCGCTCGACTTGGCCAGTCCGGAATCGGCCAGCTGCTTGGAGACGATGGGGAAGGCGCTCGGCGGCACGGACATGTAGAACGCATGATTGCCGCGGGTGCCGCGGTCGCGGTCGAGTTCCTTGACCGTCTCGCTCAGGCGCTCGAAAGCCGACTTGTCGTCAAACGTACCCTGCACGAAGCGAATCCCCTTGGCGAGGTTCGTCCAGGTCGACTCGCGGAACGGCGTGCGGCAGCGGGCCTTCACGTTCTCCTTGACGAAATTGGCGAACTCCTCGTTGCTCCACGGACGACGGCCGAAGCCGGTCAGCCCGAAGCTCGGCGGCAGCAGGCCACGATTGGCCAGGTCGTAGATGGCGGGCAGCAGTTTCTTTTTCGACAAGTCGCCAGTGACACCGAAAATCACCAGGCTGCATGGCCCTGCGATG
This Bifidobacterium sp. ESL0790 DNA region includes the following protein-coding sequences:
- the zwf gene encoding glucose-6-phosphate dehydrogenase — encoded protein: MTEQTSWVNPLRDPRDLRLPRIAGPCSLVIFGVTGDLSKKKLLPAIYDLANRGLLPPSFGLTGFGRRPWSNEEFANFVKENVKARCRTPFRESTWTNLAKGIRFVQGTFDDKSAFERLSETVKELDRDRGTRGNHAFYMSVPPSAFPIVSKQLADSGLAKSSDDAWRRVIIEKPFGHDLESAKELDRVVSEVFDPSSVFRIDHYLGKETVQNMLALRFANSMFEPIWNSNYVDHVQITMAEDIGIGGRAGYYDGIGAARDVIQNHLLQLMALTAMEEPVSFAASDLTAEKTKVLSAVRLPKDLGAYTARGQYSAGWQGSQEVCGYLDEKGIDKSSTTETYAAITLDVDTRRWAGVPFYLRTGKRLGKRVTEIAVVFKRAPHLPFEQTAVRELGNNAIVIRVQPNEGVTMRFGAKVPGATAMEVRDVSMDFSYGRSFTENSPEAYERLILDVLLGDPPLFPTTKEVDLSWKILDPIEEYWATLGQPQPYRAGTWGPKEADEMLARDGRHWRMP